The Thermodesulfobacteriota bacterium sequence ACATCATCCGCAGTGGACCCAACGCCGGTCATGATATCTATCAAACCATTTTGGATCGGGCTCCAATTACGAACCTAGAGATTGAAGCCTATGTAGCCGACGGATCCATCGTTCCTCTCTTGATCTCCAGCGCCCCTCTTACCGACGCTGAAAATTTGATGACAGGCACTATCAGCTACATGCGAGACATGACGGTGCGGAAACAGACTGAAGAGCGCATTCGTACTCTCTCCCAACAACTTATTCGGACACGGGAGGTGGAACTTAGTGGTATTGCGCGTGACTTACACGATCAATTAGCGCAGAACCTGTACGCCCTGAACATACAACTCTCTACATTTATCAAGAGGCTTCCGCGGTCAGGTATAGACCATACAGTTCAGCCACAGGAATTGCTGGATTCTCTTCAGAGCATCATGAGCGATGTCCGGAAGATGGTCTTCACCATTCATCCTCCCAGCCTCAACACGCTTGGCTTAGTCTGTACGCTCAACAACTTATGCAAGAACATATCGAAGATTCACGGGTTAACGATCGTTTTCAAGTCGGCAGGGTTGGATGCACTGAACATGAATTTCGACGAAAAGATTGCAGTCTACCGTATTGTCCAAGAGGGGCTAACAAACATTGTCAAACACGCGAATGCAAAGAACGCGACGATTCGCATCGTTTTTTCTTACCCTAAGATCATTATACGAATTGAAGACGACGGAGATGGCTTCTTTGTAGAAGGGTTGGCAGCGAAGCACAACACGGATGCAGGCATGGGGATCTGGAGCATGAAGGAGCGAGTGGGACTGCTCAACGGCCGAATGACAACGCGCTCCGAGATTGGGCGAGGCACGAAGATACTTGTCGAGATACCTTTTCAGGGCGACGATCGAGGGGTCTCATGAGCCTGACTACCGATTCAAAGGTCGGCATTCTCCTCGTAGACGACCACACGTTGTTTAGAAAGGGACTCAAGCTCCTTCTTGATGAAAGCCCTCAATTCGAGGTGGTCGGCGAGGCGGGCAGCGCCGAAGAGGCTTGCCAGATAGCGGGCGAACTAAGGCCGCCCATCGTCTTGATGGACATTGCGCTTCCGGGCAATAGCGGCTTGGAAGGGGCCCGCCTGATTTGCTCACAACACCCACCGACAAAAGTCATCATGATCAGCATGCACTCAAAGAAGGAATACATCATCCAAGCCCTTCAGTCAGGTGCGGTCGGCTTTATAGTAAAAGACAGTACTCCTGACATGCTTTTGACTGCATTGGATACCGTTTCAAAGGGACACTATTACTTCGACCACACCGCAATGGATGAGATCGTACAATACGTACTGGACCGCAGCACCGGGGCGCTCTCTGCATCAGAATCGAATTACGACAAACTCACCCAAAGAGAACAGGAGGTCATGAGATTTGTGGCGGAAGGTCTGACGACGAAGCAGATCGCTTCCCACCTGTGTATCAGCCCGAAGACGGTGGAGAACCACCGGACCAAGATCATGGACAAGCTCCACGTCGACAATATCGTAGATGTCGTCAAATACGCAGCCAAACTCGGCATTATCAACATACCCACTTGAGGGAGCTTTCCATGGAGATGAGTGGAGTCTCGCGCTCCAGGACCATGAAGGCCTTTGCGATGCTTGGAATCGGAGAGACCGGTTTCGTCGAGAAGCCCATACCGGAACCGGGTCCGAACGACGCCATTATCCAGACGACCGCCGCCTTGGTCTGCACCAGCGATTGACACACGGTCCAGGGCTCGGTCGGAGTCCAGCACAACCTGACGATTGGCCACGAAGGGGTGGGAATCGTCTACCGGCGCGGCAGCGAAGTACGCGCGGTGAACGAAGGCGACCGCGTCGCGGTCAATGCGATCACGCCGTGCTTCCGCTGCGCCCCATGCCAACAGGGGGCCACGTCCCATTGCGGCGGGCTGCTGGGGGGCTGGAAGCTGTCCCACTTAAAGGACGGCGTGTTTGCCGAATACTTCCACGTGAACGACGCGGAGGCCAACCTGGCGTTGGTACCTGACTCCATCAGCGACGAGGCGGCGTGTTACGCCACCGACATGATGCCAACCGGGCTGCGGGGGGCAGAGCTGGCAGACATCCCACTGGGCGGGACGGTGGCGATCTTCGGCCAGGGGCCGGTGGGTCTGATGGCGACGGCCGGGGCCCGGCTGAGAGGGGCCGGACTCATCATCGCCGTCGACAAACGACCCAATCGGCTGGAGTTGGCAAAAGCTTTCGGTGCGGACATCACCCTGGACTTCACCGCCGTGGATCCCGACGAAGAGATCATAGAAATTACGAGAGGGGTCGGCGTTGACGCGGCCCTGGAGGCGATCGGCTCACAGATGGCGATGGACTCCTGTCTTCAAACCACACGGCCAGGGGGAACGATCGTGAACCTGGGGATTCACAGCGACGGCGATAGTATCGACCTTCCGATCGACGCCTGGGGCCGAGGGATGAGCGACAAGACCATTCGCAGCGTCCTGTGCCCCGGCGGAAGAGAGAACATGAAACGGATGATGAGGCTCATCGAGACAGGCCGGATCGACCCCACCAAGCTCACGACGCACACCTTCCGTTTCGATCAATTGGAGAAAGCGTTCGGGATGATGAGCAAGAAGGCTGACAATATCATCAAACCCCTTATTCTGTTTTGAGAGGTCTCGGCCAGACGCCCTACCGTTCCGGAACGGAAAAGGGACGAGACGGCAACGGCCGCAGTAGGAACGCGGGTCGCCCCGCGCCCCCTGCACAGATCCAGGCGTGACTTCGGGCGGCGTGAGCCTGGCAGTACGTACGTCGGTCGGGGCGCGGCGATCGTGCAACAGCCCCCGTTTCTTCGCCAACTGGTTGCTCATGGAGTAGGTTGGAAAGCGGCGTTCCCTTCGCTCCCTGAGGACGTGCCGGCCGTCCCGGCCGTCCCCATTCCCCCGTCCTACCTCCCTTCAGAAGGAGCTCATCCAATGGACCCACTCTCCGTGACCGGCCTGGAACTCTTGCAGGGGATCATCGACGGCAGGTTTCCCCGGCCGTCGATCTTCGACACGATCCCGCTTCGCCCGGTGGAAGCGAGCCGGGGTTACATCAAGTTCCTCGCCCATGCGGACGAGCGCCACAAGAACCTGTTTGGGGGCGTTCACGGTGGGTACGTCGCTGCTGTGCTCGACTCGGCGCTCGGGTGCGCGCTGCAAACGGCCCTCGACGTGGGAGTCGGTCACGCGATGGTCGACCTGTCGGTCAAGATGCTCCGGCCGATTCCCTTCGACCAGGAGCTGATCGCCGAGGGCCGGCTCCTCCACCTCTCGAGGACCATCGGCGCGGTGGAGGGCACCCTCAAGAACGAGGCGGGCCAGCTCTTCGCCCACGGCACGGGCACGGCGGTCGTCCGTCGACCGTAGCAGAACGTGGCTAAGCGGACTGCACCCCGCCCCAGCCACGGGGAGCCGGGCCGCAGCATCCGACGAGGCTTCGTGAGCGCGGCGGGCGCCGCCGCTCCCCGCCCCTCGGGGGCCTTCCGGAGCACGGCTCGCGAACGAAGGGAAACGCTCCTTTCTAGGAGGGTTGGCCGGGGCGTAGGCGGAAGGGGCGTCATGCCAAGGGGTCCGCGTCGCGGCACGGCCGGGAGCCCTCCCATCGAGGGCTCCCGGCGAGCGGTATCGCGCAGCGATCGGGTCGCTGCGCCGCTGCCGCTGGGCGAGCGTGGGGCTCCTACTGCCTGGCCAGGCTGACGGGGCTCGAGATTGCGTTGTCCATCCCCAGGTCCAGGAAGAAGGTCGCGGTCAGCGTCGATCCCGAGACGGTGCCGTTGGTGAGGGTCGCGACGAAGGGCGCGGTGCCGATGAAGCCGTCGCCTTCGGCCTCGACCTTTCCGGAGGTCCCCGAGACGGAGCCGAAGAAGTCCTCGATCGGCGCCCCCCCACCCGGGTCGCACTCCGTCCCCGAGACGAGCACCGTCGCGATGGTGCCGCTCACGTCGAAGGCGCCCTCGTAGGGGTCGGCGAGGGTTCCGCTCCCCGTCACGGTCACGTCCACGATGCCCGAGAGGGAGTGCTCCCAGACGCAGCCCAGCCCGGTCTCGGTCATCGTCCCCGAGAAGGGACCGGAGTACATCCCCGTACCGCCCACCGGCGGGCAGTCGCGAAGACACACGCCCCCCACGGTCTCGACCCACTCCGGCACGGTTTCGCTCTTCGCCTCCAAGAGCCCCTTGTGGGCGTCGAAGGGGTTCCTGCGGACCCGGTCGGCCAGGGAAGCTGCCGTGACGGGATCGATCTCGTTGTTGACCAGGGCCTCGTAGATGTTCGCCCGGGCCTTCACCGAGGCGAGGGAGACGAAGACCTCCGGCTGGCCCAGTTCGAGGAGCATGCCCACGGGATCGGGCAGGAGCAGGCTGCTCGCGACCGTCGTGACGAAGGCCTCGACCGTCTGGTAGGCCGTGGTCTGCTTGAGGTCGGCGAACGCCTGCTGGAGCGTCTTGGGGGCCGGCACCCGGGCGCTGGAGGAGAAGCTGCCCCCCGCCACCTCGCCGTCCAGGTAGTCGGCCAGACTCTGCGGTCCCCCGGGCACCGCGTCCACAGCAGTTGCCCACTGATCCAGGGCCTCCACGAACTCCACGACGTCCATCTGCCCGTTCAAGGCGGCGGCGTCGAGGACCACGAGCGCGGCGACGGCGTCCGAAACGTCGCCTCCTTGATCGTCCGACCCCGAGCTTCCCCCTCCCCCGCCTCCACAGGCCCCGAGGACCAGGGGCGAGACAAGCAGGGCGAGTAAGACCGCCATCCATCGTTTGGACGAGTGCTTCATCGGATTCCTCCTCGGCGACAGGGGTCGCCTCGTGCAGGTGTTCCAGGGATTCCCAAGAGACAAATGGTCGATTTCCGGCGAGGGCACCGCGGCGGCGGGCGTGCCCTCACGTCAAAGGGCGCGACCCGCGGGCGCAAGCGACAGCGGACCGGACAGCGCAGCCGTCTCGGCGGAAACGATCGAGGAATGCTGGGATACGTGGGGTGTCCTTCCCGCAGAGCACCGCTTCCGTCGAAGCCAGTCCTGGCCTCGACGTCCGCCGACTTCGGGATGCTCTACGGCAAACCACCCAAACAACTTGAGTGCTCGGCCGCTCGGTGCGCCCTGGGCGTGTCCCCGTCCCCCTCGCGTCCCCGAATCATGGACATCCCCTGCGGCCATTTACCGCTGGCGGCGAATGCGATATGCGAGCCAGCGTTCCTCGAGGGAGTCCATGCGAAAGGTCCTCAGTCCTGTCTTGAGTATCGCCGTCCACGTATTCCGGCAGCGCAAAGGCACGAATACATGCCGACCCATGGGGCATCGCCTACAGTCCTCGCAAGGGCCGTTCCTGAAATCATTCCACTTCGTCCCCCGCCAGATGTCGCCTAGCGGCTGGCTGCGCACGTTTCCGACAACGTTTGCGTGCGTGTACTCGACCACGTTGCACGGGTGGACATCCCCACTGGCAAGGATCAGCGCCTGCCGACGGGGAATGCGGCAGGGCCGGTTGTCGGCGCGGTACCAACCCGCAGCCCACTGCTCGTAGCTGAGGTCTCTTGGCGAGAAGACCCGGCGCAGCGAAGCGATCGCCAGGGACCGGATGTCCCACTCCAGCCCTCGGCATCGATCGAGGGCCCGAGGAAGGATGTCTTCCCTGAATTCCAGGACCTGGCGGGGAGAGAGGCCATGCAGTCCGTCGAAATCCCCCTCCAGGTAGGACACCAGCCAACCGCTGGAACCCGCGCGTAGGTTGAGCTCCAGAAGATCTCCGAAGTCGCGATAGTTTTCGCGGGTTAGGATCGTCTGCGTGATCAGCGTAAAGCCCCGGTTCCCGCCCTGCTGCAGTCGCGCGAAGAGCTCGATGTTTCGGGTGGCCTTTTCCCACAACCCCTTGCTGCCTCGCATGGCATCGTGCCGGGACGCAACGTGGCTGTAGAGGGAGATGTCGAGCACGTCCAACCCGGCACCCAGCAGATCCGCGGCAATCGCATCTCCATCGAAGCTACCGTTCGAGTTCATCCTGACCCGCAGCCCGTGGCGTTTGCCGGCGCGAATCAGCTCTGTCAGTCGGGGATAGATCGTCGGTTCGCCGCCGCTGATCGTCAGGTGCCACACTCCCAGCGCCACGGCGTCCGAAAGCACGTTCTCCCAATCCATGAAGGACAGGGTGGGACCTCCCCTGAGATCGCGGTGCAGGCGGCGGCGGGAAGCGCAGGTCGGGCACGCCGCGGTGCAGGCCAGCGTTGGCTTGACGACCAAATGGTCGAGGCGCCTCGGCATGCTCTCCTCAGTTGGAAACCCCACGCAGCAGATTCAGCGCCGGTCGCAGCGGACCAAACCGGCGGTGCACCTTGTGCGTGTTCATGCTGTGGGAGCAAAAGGGACAGAAGTACTGACCGTCGGTGGCCGGCCCCCCGCACCGGCTGGCCATCCTGCGTGCGTTCAGGTAGTGGGCGCTGTTCCAGATCGCGGGAAATCCACACTCCCGAAGGTCCCCCAGCGCGGGCGTGGTCTTGCCGTTGCGTTGGCAGAGAAACACCTTTCCGTCCGACCGGATGTAGCTGAAGAACCACGCGGGGTAGCAGGGCGTGTGTTGCCACAGCCGGCCCCCCGTCCGGTAGTGGAGCAACATGGTGTCGATGTTGCTCTCGATGGAGAGCGCAGCAAGGCGAGGAATTATCCCTGCGAGGTCCTCTTGGAGGACCTCGCAATCCTGGGCGGAAGGTTGAAACCGGCGAAACGCGTCCTCTCCGAAATCCACCAGTGGAGAGAAGCACAGACGATCGCAGCCGCAGGCTTGCGCCAGGGGGACGACGCGCTCCACGTCCTGCGTGTTGTGTTGCGTCACGGACTGGCACAGCTCCAGCAAGGGAAAGCGGGCCCCGCGTTCCCGCTTGAGCCGGGTCAGACGCTTCATTCCCTCGACGATGTCTCCGAAACGCGGGGCGGCTTCCCTGCCCACCTGATCCGCAAAACCCTCCTCGGTGCCACTCCACAGACTCACCCTCAGCACATCCAGGCGAAGATCCATCAGCGTCCGGATCGTCCCCTCGGTAAGCGAGGTCCCGTTCGTGTACATGACCAGCTCGAATCCATTGCGCTTGGCTGTCTCGATCAGGTCGAACGCACGAGGATGCAGGAGTGGTTCTCCGGTGCCGACGAAGAACATGAGCCGCGTTCCCATTGCGTGAAGGTCCTCGCACAGCCGGCTGAACAAATTCGGGCAGATGTCTTCGCCAATGCTCTTGTCGCGCCTTGAGTCGACCAGTGGCGAATGCCATCTGCAGCACCGACATCTGAGATTGCAGCGGTGCGTGACATCAATGTGAACGTAGAGCGGCCCGACGTAGGCCCTCTGCCCGGACAACAATCCGCGAAACAAACCCAGTCGATATGTCCATGGAGCCGCCATCGGTTTACCTCCCCGAGGTTCGATCTTTCACCATTTCCTTTTGCGCGATACAGGCCAATCTTCTGCACCCACCCTCCCCTTCCCCGTATAGACAACGGTCCATGTAGTACCGAAATACAAAATTTGCCAACCCTGGGTGCGTCACAATGTAGTAACGACCTGCCCCACCCATGAGCTTCACGATCGCACCGAGAAACAAGCTGCCATAGTCGAACGGAAACATCTTGATAACTGTAAGACAAGATGGAAGGACTCCACGCAGCGCTTTGGCATCGAAGTGCCTGAAGTGCTTTTCTGGAATCTTCGCGTTTACATGGGGAACGCTGAGAATCAAGTGGCCGCCTGGCCGCAACAGGTCTACGGCAGCCGACAGAAAACGGGAGAGCGAACGAACGGGGATATGTTCGATGACCTCCAGAAGAGTCACTACATCGCACTTCGCATCCGGCAATTCCTCCAAGATGTCCATGCACTCGTAGCGGACGCCTGGATTCATGCGTCGGGCCAGTGAGATGGCCTTCGCCGAAGAGTCGATGCCCACGAGTTCTTTCCCGGGGAACCGAGCGTTCACCTCCGCCAAGAAGCGCCCGTCGCCACAACCGAGGTCGACGAGCGATCCGAAGGACAGGCCCTGAAGCAAGTCCAGCGTCACCCGCAGCCGGCCCAGGTAGCGGTAGCCCCACGACCAGTATTCGTGCTGGCGAAACTGTCCGTCGGAGAACACGGGCAGATAATGGTAGGGGAAGCGATACTGATCCTCCTGGGCGACTCGTGCCGGGGCCACCGGGGAGGCGGGATTCTCGTCCATGGTGTTCAGGGATCCGACCGCTGCGCGCACGGCGCCTGGAAGCGCTGACGAGCGAAGCCAAGCCCGGTCGCGATCTGCGTCAGTCCCAGCAAGAAGAGCAACGATAGCGCCTTCGAGCCACGGCAAACCTTGAAGGCGTGGCCCATCAGAGCGCAGTAGAAACGAAACGGCTCAAGGCGGATACGTTCCCGGCGGCGGCGGGATCGCAGGAGGTGGAAGCGGAAAGCGCCCCTGCCGTAGCAAAAATGCTGCCGCAGAAACGAGCGCATGGACAAGTGGTGGGCGTGAAACACGACCGCCTCGGGCACATACACCAGTCGGTGCCCAGCGCTCAGAAGGCGGTCGCAGAAATCGCGGTCCTCTCCCGCGGCATGGGGGAAGCACGTATCGAAGCCGCCGACCCGGTGAAACAGCCTGGAGGAGATCACCAGATTGTTGGAGGTCAGGAAACGCGCCCGATCGGGGGTGGTGTTGTGGCGGGCATAGAGAAACCCGATGAGATCCTGGCTGGCCTGCGAGAAGGGATTGCCTGTCAGAAGATTCTCCGTGTGCCCCGTTGCCGCGCAGTCGGGGTGTTCGCGGAAGACGCCCGCCATGACCCGCAGCCAGGTTGCCGAGACGCGACAGTCATCGTCCACGAAGGCCAGATAATCGCCCTGGGCCAGCTTCGCGCCGCGGTTGCGCGCGGCAGCGGGTCCTGCATGGCCCTGTCGCACGTGCCGGACGGGCAGTGGGCCGGCGAAGGACGGCGTGACCGAATCGGGCACCGGCGCACCACCGTCGTCAACCACGATGACTTCCATCCGGTCCTTCGGGTAGTCGGCGTCGGCGATCGCCTGCAGACACTGGGCCAAAGACTGCGGACGCATGTAGGTAGGGATGACGATGGAGAAGAAGGGAAGCTCCTGCTCCGGCGAAGATCCGCCTCCCGGAAATGCCCGCCGGGTCTGTTTTAACCGGGCCGGGGGCCTCGCAGGGGCCGTCCCTCCGCCCACGACCCCGGTCTCCATGTCATCGCGCATCGGATCGGGTTTGCTCATGGGATGAGGTCGACGCCGGGGACAGCGCCTTGGGGATACCCGCAGGCATCGGGCCGGGGTCCCCGGAAATAGCCTGTCGCTTCGCCCGCGGTCCACGAGAGGATGCCCAGCACGGTCACGGGTAGCGCCTTGAGATACGAAGCCCGGTAGGACCCGGCGAATAGGCCGTGGCCCGCGTTTTTCAAGAGAAGTTTCAGAAAGATCAATGGGCACAGGAAGAAGTAGCCCATCCTTCTCCTGATCGAAATCGCCCTGGCCATGCAACGCATACGTGCGAAGCTCATGCCGTGAAAGAACTCGTGGCGCAGAAATCTTCCCAAATGTTGCAAGTTGCGGTGAAAAACTATGATCGCCGGGTCAAATCGAATGGCGATCCCCCCTCGGGCAAGACGCCAATGGAATTCCGTGTCCGAACAGTAGGTCCCTTCGATGAACTTTCCGTAGGCGTCGAAGATCCACCGCCGATAGCTGATATTCGCGCAGGCCATGTCGGCCACGAGGCGGGAACGCCCGGACGGTTGCCAAGCGCTGAACTCCGTAAAGTAGGCCCCCCACCCGACATAGCTCTCCGGATTGCCACAGGCGATCGCCCCCCCAACGACCGGATGCGCCCCCTCGTGGGATCGAAGCACGTCTTCCAGCCAGGTAGGCCCCATGGAGCAATCCGCATCCGTGAGCACGATGATTTGCCCGCGGGCGGCGCGGATTCCCTCATTTCGAGCGTCCCCGCAGAACATGCGGGTCGGGAACTCCAGCAGACGGACGTCGGGGAAGTGCTGTTTGACGAAAGCTCCCGTGCCGTCCTCGGAACTGTCCACGACGATGATCTCGCAAAACTCCCGTGCTGATTGCCTCTCCAGTGATGCAAGGGTGTCGCCGATCGTCGCCACGGCATTGTAGGCGGCGACAACCACGGATAGGACCGGCATGGGTCTGCCTCCCGCATCGCGCACCGGCGGGTGCGCTCCGAGGGAACCGTCGGCGGAGGCTCGCTCTTGCGGGAGGAAGGGAAACATTCGAGCGTCGGGACCGACGGTTTCGGCCTCGCCTCCTTCGGGCTCGGCGCTGTCGTTCCTCGGTGGCACGCTCTTTGGGAAGCTGTCTGCCCAGCCCATTTTGTTCCTCGCGTGCCGCCCGTGGTGCGCGCGTCTCTGCGACGGGACGGGCCAAGAGGGCGCCACCGTCCAGGGACCCATTCGGAGGAAGTCCGAGTCTTCTCGGGGGCCGGGCACCTCCGGCTCCCACCCCGGCCGCAGGGTTGGTAGCACGGGCCGGCCGGGCCGGTCAATCCGGATTTCTGTGCCGGATTTCTGTGCCTGAGGTCTGGGTCGTCTGGACACGCCCCCGGTCGACGACCCGAATCTTCCCGGGACGATGCAGGTGACGGTCGCGCTTGAGCAGGTGTCCTGCGGGACGGAGCTGCACATCACCCAGGAAGGTGTTCCGGACGTCATTCCTGCGGAGGGCTGCCATCTGGGCTGGCAGGAGTCGCTGGCCCTTCTCGCGAAGCTGGTCGAGGCGGAGATTCCGGACGAGACGTGACGGACCCGCTCGCCTTCGTTCCAAGAAGCGGTCTGCAGCGTACACGCAAAGAGGGCCGCCCTTGGGGGGCGGCCCTCTCGCAGGTGCTGCGCGTGCCCGGCTCAGCGCTTGGAGAACTGGGGGCTCTTGCGGGCCTTGTGGTGGCCGTACTTCTTGCTCTCCACGATCCGGGGGTCCCGGGTGAGGAAGCCGGCCTTCTTCAAAACCGGGCGCAGGTCCTCTTCCAGGGCCACCAGGGCCCGGGCGATGCCGTGGCGCACGGCCTCGGCCTGGCCGGTGATGCCGCCGCCGCGCACGCGCACCTTCACGTCATAGGTTCCGGCCCGTTCGGTGAGGACCAGGGGGCTCAGGGCCGCGCGCTGGTGGGCCTCTCGAGGAAAATAGGTCTCGAGGGTCTTGCCGTCGTTGACCTCGACCTTGCCGTCGCCGGGGACGACGGTCACGCGGGCGATGGCGGTCTTTCTCTTGCCGTGGCTCTGGATGCTCTGGGCCATGGGGGGTCCTCTCTACTGCTGGGCAGCCAGCGGCTTGGGCTGCTGGGCCTGGTGCGGGTGCTCGGAGTTCGCGTAGATCTTGAGCTTGGTCATCATCTGGCGACCGAGGTTGTTCTTGGGCAGCATGCCCTTCACCGCTCGGCGCAGCACTTCCTCGGGCTTGCGGTCGAGCATCTGGCGAGCGGTGCGCCCCTTGATGCCCCCCGGGTACCCCGAGTACCAGTAGTACATCTTCTGGTCCATCTTGCGCCCGGTCAGGTGCACCTTGTCGGCGTTCACGATCACGACGAAGTCCCCCGCGTCGGCGTGGGGGGTGTAGGTGGGCTTGTGCTTGCCCCGCAGGATCGACGCCACCTGGGTCGCCAGGCGCCCGAGGGTCGCGCCCTGGGCATCCACCACGAACCATTCCTTCTCAACCGTCTGCGCGGTGGCCATGAAGCTCTTCATGACGGCCAGCCTCCCAGGTCTGGGGGAAAATCGCGAAAGGCGGAATGCTACGCAGGCCGCCCGCCCCTGTCAAGGCCCAACGGGCCCCACCTCGGTAAGGGGAGCGCGTTTATAGCCCGAACGTTGACGCCGCGCAAGGGAAAACCCTATAAGGGTGCGTCTCGCAACCCGGAGGAGCCATGCACGGCGTCCGCGCTCTCTTGTTCCTGATCGTGCTCGTCGCCGTGACCGTGGGGGTGGGGGCCGCCGCCATGGTCGGGGGGTACGCCGACCGGCGCCGGCGCTGGGTGCGCCACTTGGCCTCGCTCTGGTCCCGGGTGGTCCTGGGCACGGCCGGGGTCACGGTGGAAGTGCAAGGGCGGGAGCTCCTGCCCCCGGGGGTGGCGCCGATTTTCGTGGCCAACCACCAGTCGAACCTGGACATCCCGGTCCTGAGCCTCGTGCTGCCCCGGGAGGTGCTGTGGCTCGCCAAGCGCGAGCTCTTCTCGATCCCCATCTTCGGCCAGGCCATCCGGGCAGTGGGCTACCTTCCCGTGGATCGGGGCGACGCAGAGGCGGCCCGGGCCTCTCTGGGAGCTGCCGCCGTGGAGGTCCGAAAGGGCTTCCCGGTCATCCTCTTCCCCGAGGGCACCCGAAGCCGAGATGGCCGCCTGCTCCCCTTCAAGCTGGGGTTCCTGCACCTGGCCGAGGAGAGCGGCGCGCCGGTGGTGCCGGTAGTCGTGCAGGGTACCGCTGCCCTGTGGCCGAAAGGAAGTCTGGCGGCCCGGCCCGGACGGGTGACGGTGCGCTTTCTGCCGCCCGTGTGCTACACGACCGCCGCCGACGGCGACGAGCGCCGCCGACGGGCCGCCGAGCTGCGCGACGTCATGGCTCGGGCCCTGGCGGGCCCGTGACCCCCGTGGGGACGGCGCCGCACCCCTCGGAGCTTCCTCGGGGGGGTGGCCGTGGGTGAGGCCCCGGCCGGGCCCGCCTGGACCCGGGTGATCCCCCTCGGGGGCCTCGAGGAGGTGGGCCTCAACGCGCTGGCCCTGGAGGCGGAGCGCGACCTCGTCCTCATCGACTGCGGCCTGCTCTTCCCCCCGCCGGACTGCCCCGGCATCGACTACCTGATCCCCGACTTCGCGTTCCTGCGGGAACGGCGCGAGAAGCTGCGGGCGGTGCTCCTGACCCACGGCCACGAGGACCACGTAGGGGCCCTGGGGCATCTCCTGGCGGAGCTCCCGGCGCCGGTGTACGGAACCCCCATGGCCCTGGGGCTCCTGGAGGCCCGGCTCGCCGAGGCGGCGCCCGCGACCCGCAGGCACTTGCAGCCGGTGGCGGCGGGAGACCAGGTAGAGACCGGGGCCTTTCGAGCTCGTTTCCTCCAGGTCACCCACTCGGTGCCGGGCGCCTGCGCCCTGGCCCTGGAGACCCCCGGGGGGCGCATCGTCCACACGGGGGACTTCACCTTCGACCCCAGCCCAGTGGACGGCCGCCGCACCGACGAGGCGGGCCTGGCGGCCTGGGCGCAGAGCGGCGTCGACCTGCTGTGCTGCGACAGCACCAACGCCCTGGTGCCCGGGGAGACCCCGCCGGAGAAGCGGGTGGGGGACGCCCTGCGCCGGCTCCTTCCCCGGGTCGGGGGGCGCGCCTACGTGAGCCTCTTCGCCACCAACGTCCACCGCATCCAGCAGGCGATGGAGGTGAGCCGGGAGGCGGGGCGGCGGGTGGTCTTTCTGGGGCGGTC is a genomic window containing:
- a CDS encoding radical SAM protein; its protein translation is MAAPWTYRLGLFRGLLSGQRAYVGPLYVHIDVTHRCNLRCRCCRWHSPLVDSRRDKSIGEDICPNLFSRLCEDLHAMGTRLMFFVGTGEPLLHPRAFDLIETAKRNGFELVMYTNGTSLTEGTIRTLMDLRLDVLRVSLWSGTEEGFADQVGREAAPRFGDIVEGMKRLTRLKRERGARFPLLELCQSVTQHNTQDVERVVPLAQACGCDRLCFSPLVDFGEDAFRRFQPSAQDCEVLQEDLAGIIPRLAALSIESNIDTMLLHYRTGGRLWQHTPCYPAWFFSYIRSDGKVFLCQRNGKTTPALGDLRECGFPAIWNSAHYLNARRMASRCGGPATDGQYFCPFCSHSMNTHKVHRRFGPLRPALNLLRGVSN
- a CDS encoding PaaI family thioesterase, translated to MDPLSVTGLELLQGIIDGRFPRPSIFDTIPLRPVEASRGYIKFLAHADERHKNLFGGVHGGYVAAVLDSALGCALQTALDVGVGHAMVDLSVKMLRPIPFDQELIAEGRLLHLSRTIGAVEGTLKNEAGQLFAHGTGTAVVRRP
- a CDS encoding response regulator transcription factor gives rise to the protein MSLTTDSKVGILLVDDHTLFRKGLKLLLDESPQFEVVGEAGSAEEACQIAGELRPPIVLMDIALPGNSGLEGARLICSQHPPTKVIMISMHSKKEYIIQALQSGAVGFIVKDSTPDMLLTALDTVSKGHYYFDHTAMDEIVQYVLDRSTGALSASESNYDKLTQREQEVMRFVAEGLTTKQIASHLCISPKTVENHRTKIMDKLHVDNIVDVVKYAAKLGIINIPT
- a CDS encoding class I SAM-dependent methyltransferase, whose protein sequence is MDENPASPVAPARVAQEDQYRFPYHYLPVFSDGQFRQHEYWSWGYRYLGRLRVTLDLLQGLSFGSLVDLGCGDGRFLAEVNARFPGKELVGIDSSAKAISLARRMNPGVRYECMDILEELPDAKCDVVTLLEVIEHIPVRSLSRFLSAAVDLLRPGGHLILSVPHVNAKIPEKHFRHFDAKALRGVLPSCLTVIKMFPFDYGSLFLGAIVKLMGGAGRYYIVTHPGLANFVFRYYMDRCLYGEGEGGCRRLACIAQKEMVKDRTSGR
- a CDS encoding radical SAM protein; this encodes MPRRLDHLVVKPTLACTAACPTCASRRRLHRDLRGGPTLSFMDWENVLSDAVALGVWHLTISGGEPTIYPRLTELIRAGKRHGLRVRMNSNGSFDGDAIAADLLGAGLDVLDISLYSHVASRHDAMRGSKGLWEKATRNIELFARLQQGGNRGFTLITQTILTRENYRDFGDLLELNLRAGSSGWLVSYLEGDFDGLHGLSPRQVLEFREDILPRALDRCRGLEWDIRSLAIASLRRVFSPRDLSYEQWAAGWYRADNRPCRIPRRQALILASGDVHPCNVVEYTHANVVGNVRSQPLGDIWRGTKWNDFRNGPCEDCRRCPMGRHVFVPLRCRNTWTAILKTGLRTFRMDSLEERWLAYRIRRQR
- a CDS encoding glycosyltransferase; the protein is MSKPDPMRDDMETGVVGGGTAPARPPARLKQTRRAFPGGGSSPEQELPFFSIVIPTYMRPQSLAQCLQAIADADYPKDRMEVIVVDDGGAPVPDSVTPSFAGPLPVRHVRQGHAGPAAARNRGAKLAQGDYLAFVDDDCRVSATWLRVMAGVFREHPDCAATGHTENLLTGNPFSQASQDLIGFLYARHNTTPDRARFLTSNNLVISSRLFHRVGGFDTCFPHAAGEDRDFCDRLLSAGHRLVYVPEAVVFHAHHLSMRSFLRQHFCYGRGAFRFHLLRSRRRRERIRLEPFRFYCALMGHAFKVCRGSKALSLLFLLGLTQIATGLGFARQRFQAPCAQRSDP
- a CDS encoding PAS domain S-box protein — encoded protein: MNKLQESRKRFYALSNRTQDGIYSFNLSINKYVYTNPAFIKIFGHPCKDIATTASVNDRIVSSDRQKLREKIVASLSDGREGDEMEYRCVDNDGNIRWMHDRWIVLRDGKGTPVAMEGIVRDVTEMKNVVSVKNFLESVLESCMDAIVVTNRDGYVTLVNRGAETLFGTNRDALVGSFIGNIIRSGPNAGHDIYQTILDRAPITNLEIEAYVADGSIVPLLISSAPLTDAENLMTGTISYMRDMTVRKQTEERIRTLSQQLIRTREVELSGIARDLHDQLAQNLYALNIQLSTFIKRLPRSGIDHTVQPQELLDSLQSIMSDVRKMVFTIHPPSLNTLGLVCTLNNLCKNISKIHGLTIVFKSAGLDALNMNFDEKIAVYRIVQEGLTNIVKHANAKNATIRIVFSYPKIIIRIEDDGDGFFVEGLAAKHNTDAGMGIWSMKERVGLLNGRMTTRSEIGRGTKILVEIPFQGDDRGVS